The following proteins come from a genomic window of Streptomyces sp. NBC_01716:
- a CDS encoding FAD-dependent oxidoreductase — translation MSAPLTDVSTTALPTVVIGAGPVGLAAAAHLTERGIEPLVLEAGPAAGSAVREWGHVRLFSTWSELVDPAAEKLLAPTGWTAPDGAAYPSGANWAEQYLQPLADLLADKVRYGATVTGVSRLGRDRIVDADREQQPFTVRIRLTDGTEQRILARAVIDASGTWTTPSPIGADGLPALGEHAASARISYRIPDLKDPAVRARYAGRRTAVIGSGASAFTALASLADIAKDEPGTHTVWILRRGISGSTFGGGTADQLPARGALGLAAKAAVDNGYADAVTGFRTESVEPAGDGRLVLTGEDGRRLDPVDEIIVLTGLRPDLSFLSEIRLRLDERLQAPVELAPLIDPNQHSCGTVYPHGHRELSHPEPGIYLVGMKSYSRAPTFLAMTGYEQVRSVVAAIAGDTESADRIELTLPESGVCGGAGLFDDPAGTEQSDGGGCCAPEPALVQIGAATVATGAAEGEQAPGGCCS, via the coding sequence GTGTCTGCGCCGCTCACCGACGTGTCCACCACCGCCCTGCCGACCGTGGTGATCGGAGCCGGCCCCGTCGGCCTGGCCGCCGCCGCCCACCTCACCGAGCGCGGCATCGAGCCCCTGGTCCTGGAAGCCGGGCCCGCCGCGGGCAGCGCCGTACGCGAGTGGGGGCACGTACGGCTGTTCTCGACCTGGTCCGAACTCGTCGACCCGGCCGCCGAAAAGCTCCTGGCGCCCACCGGCTGGACCGCCCCCGACGGCGCCGCCTACCCCTCCGGCGCGAACTGGGCCGAGCAGTACCTCCAGCCCCTCGCCGACCTCCTCGCTGACAAGGTCCGCTACGGCGCGACCGTCACCGGCGTCTCCCGGCTCGGGCGCGACCGTATCGTCGACGCCGACCGCGAGCAGCAGCCCTTCACCGTACGCATCAGGCTCACCGACGGCACCGAGCAGCGGATCCTCGCCCGCGCCGTGATCGACGCCTCCGGCACCTGGACCACCCCCAGCCCCATCGGCGCCGACGGGCTGCCCGCCCTCGGCGAGCACGCTGCCTCCGCGCGTATCTCCTACCGCATCCCCGACCTCAAGGACCCGGCCGTCCGCGCCCGTTACGCCGGCAGGCGCACCGCCGTGATCGGCTCCGGCGCCTCCGCGTTCACCGCCCTCGCCTCGTTGGCGGACATCGCCAAGGACGAACCGGGTACGCACACGGTGTGGATCCTGCGGCGCGGTATCAGCGGCTCGACCTTCGGCGGCGGCACCGCCGACCAGCTGCCCGCCCGCGGCGCGCTCGGCCTGGCCGCGAAGGCCGCCGTCGACAACGGATACGCCGACGCGGTTACGGGCTTCCGCACCGAGTCCGTCGAGCCCGCCGGGGACGGACGCCTGGTTCTGACCGGCGAGGACGGCCGCCGGCTCGACCCGGTCGACGAGATCATCGTCCTGACCGGCCTGCGCCCCGACCTGTCCTTCCTCTCCGAGATCCGCCTCCGCCTCGACGAGCGGCTCCAGGCACCGGTCGAACTGGCACCGCTGATCGACCCCAACCAGCACTCATGCGGCACCGTCTACCCCCACGGACACCGCGAACTGTCCCACCCCGAACCCGGTATCTACCTGGTCGGCATGAAGTCCTACAGCCGCGCCCCCACCTTCCTCGCGATGACCGGATACGAGCAGGTCCGCTCCGTAGTGGCAGCCATCGCCGGAGACACCGAATCCGCCGACCGCATCGAACTCACCCTTCCCGAGAGCGGAGTCTGCGGCGGCGCCGGCCTCTTCGACGACCCCGCCGGCACGGAGCAGAGCGACGGCGGGGGCTGCTGCGCACCGGAACCCGCGCTCGTACAGATCGGCGCCGCCACCGTGGCGACCGGAGCGGCCGAAGGCGAGCAGGCCCCTGGCGGCTGCTGCTCGTGA
- a CDS encoding MFS transporter, translating into MTELHTRGAATGTGDRSRPRAVLPALCATQITSWGIIFYAFPVLNPAIIADTGWPPGATTGAFSLALLISAFAGIRVGRIIDHRGPRTVMTAGSVLGVVSLLIIAAAPNLPLFFAGWLLAGLAMAATFYQPAFAALTRWWAPDHVRALTIVTLAGGLASTVFAPITAALADHMSWRATYGVLALVLAAVTVPTHALALKALWPAVPLALPVQTGDSATAVAHSRPFWVLAAALTLSALTVSAVVVALVPLLLERGYSTDEAAWALGIGGAGQTLGRALYATLARRSGTTVRTTALIALGGLTTATLGLVPGPYTVLVALSITAGMVRGNLTLLQATAVTDRWGATHYGRLSGILAAPVTVASALAPWAGAVLAGPLGGYDGLFLALAISSAAAAVLSVTSGRLTLRH; encoded by the coding sequence GTGACGGAGCTTCACACCCGCGGGGCCGCGACCGGAACAGGGGACCGGTCGCGGCCCCGCGCCGTACTCCCCGCACTGTGTGCCACACAGATCACCAGCTGGGGCATCATCTTCTACGCCTTCCCCGTACTGAACCCCGCCATCATCGCGGACACAGGCTGGCCACCCGGCGCCACAACAGGAGCGTTCTCCCTCGCGCTGCTCATCTCCGCTTTCGCCGGCATCCGCGTCGGCCGCATCATCGATCACCGAGGCCCGCGCACCGTCATGACCGCAGGCTCCGTCCTCGGCGTCGTGAGCCTCCTCATCATCGCCGCCGCCCCGAACCTCCCGCTCTTCTTCGCCGGTTGGCTGCTCGCCGGACTCGCGATGGCAGCAACCTTCTACCAGCCCGCCTTCGCCGCCCTCACCCGCTGGTGGGCCCCCGACCACGTCCGCGCCCTCACGATCGTCACCCTCGCGGGCGGCCTCGCCTCCACCGTCTTCGCACCCATCACCGCCGCGCTCGCCGACCACATGTCCTGGCGAGCCACGTACGGCGTCCTTGCACTCGTCCTCGCCGCAGTGACCGTCCCCACCCACGCCCTGGCACTCAAAGCACTCTGGCCCGCCGTACCCCTGGCCTTGCCCGTCCAGACCGGCGACTCCGCGACCGCAGTGGCCCACAGCCGCCCCTTCTGGGTGCTTGCCGCAGCCCTGACCCTCTCAGCGCTCACCGTCTCCGCCGTCGTCGTGGCCCTGGTCCCGCTCCTCTTGGAGCGCGGTTACTCAACCGACGAAGCAGCCTGGGCGCTCGGTATCGGCGGCGCTGGCCAGACACTCGGCCGGGCCCTCTACGCCACCCTCGCCCGACGCTCCGGGACAACCGTCCGTACGACCGCGCTGATCGCCCTCGGCGGCCTCACCACCGCCACACTCGGCCTGGTCCCCGGCCCCTACACCGTGCTGGTAGCCCTGTCGATCACGGCCGGAATGGTGCGCGGAAATCTCACCCTGCTCCAGGCCACCGCCGTCACCGACCGCTGGGGCGCCACTCACTACGGCCGCCTGTCCGGAATCCTCGCCGCACCAGTCACCGTGGCGTCAGCTCTCGCACCGTGGGCTGGCGCAGTGTTGGCAGGACCACTCGGTGGCTACGACGGGCTCTTCCTCGCACTCGCCATCAGCTCGGCCGCCGCAGCTGTCCTGTCCGTCACGTCTGGCCGCCTTACCTTGCGCCATTGA